Proteins co-encoded in one Flavobacteriaceae bacterium MAR_2009_75 genomic window:
- a CDS encoding putative outer membrane starch-binding protein, with protein sequence MKFIDTKIICLVSLIVFTLSSCETDFDNPNSATSEQTFSSREGIVATAVGMQQLYSTTGLRYIIETPAITTREGGITTTFQNMIELEDGGSVLPDFNSNVQGLWATMLRIIKVAEDIETNVANIDLEPGTASGLLAHAKLFKAMAIGSLSQHYEQVIVQTSNENDAEFVSRLEGYATAIALLNEAQTVLAATPASSEFIEGVTLGNIDLDNTIKAFSARYNLFAGNYDAALTSAQSVDLSSVSNFVYDSQNLNPLWSRVFLNDSPNFKPRDNFGLPSEFVFEEADGRLAFYLVSLDETNQNGLPIEDLAGFFNTNTGSIPLYIPDEMNLIIAEANLRKATVDINAAETALNEVLTDTDDPVNINANAAPYAGVSTSEALLDAVYQNRRAELFLTGLSLEDSRRFDRPEPSETAMNYDEERNRNFYPYPETERNSNPNTPNNPSL encoded by the coding sequence ATGAAATTTATAGATACTAAAATAATTTGTCTGGTAAGCTTGATTGTATTTACATTAAGCTCATGTGAAACAGATTTTGATAATCCGAATTCAGCAACTTCAGAACAAACATTTTCATCACGAGAAGGTATAGTTGCTACTGCGGTAGGTATGCAGCAATTATATTCTACGACAGGTTTGAGATACATAATTGAGACACCTGCCATTACCACGCGAGAAGGTGGTATTACTACTACATTCCAAAATATGATAGAGCTTGAAGATGGTGGTTCGGTTCTGCCCGATTTCAATTCTAATGTACAAGGCTTGTGGGCTACTATGCTGCGAATAATCAAGGTCGCCGAAGATATAGAAACCAACGTGGCGAATATAGATTTAGAACCGGGTACTGCAAGTGGCCTTTTGGCTCATGCGAAATTATTCAAAGCTATGGCCATAGGAAGCCTTTCGCAACATTACGAACAAGTAATTGTGCAGACTAGTAATGAAAACGACGCCGAATTTGTTTCAAGGCTTGAAGGTTATGCTACGGCTATAGCTTTATTGAATGAAGCTCAAACTGTGCTGGCGGCAACACCTGCTTCTTCTGAGTTTATAGAAGGGGTGACCTTGGGCAATATTGATCTAGATAATACTATTAAGGCTTTTTCTGCTAGGTACAATCTTTTTGCGGGAAATTATGATGCCGCACTGACCAGCGCGCAAAGTGTAGACTTATCATCCGTATCTAATTTTGTCTATGATTCGCAAAACCTAAACCCGTTATGGAGTAGGGTATTTTTGAATGATTCTCCCAATTTCAAGCCAAGAGATAATTTCGGATTGCCTTCGGAGTTCGTTTTTGAAGAAGCCGATGGTCGTTTGGCTTTTTATCTCGTTTCACTTGATGAAACGAACCAAAACGGACTTCCAATAGAAGATTTGGCTGGTTTTTTTAATACTAATACCGGATCAATTCCGCTTTATATACCAGATGAAATGAACTTGATTATTGCAGAGGCAAATTTACGTAAGGCCACTGTCGATATAAATGCCGCTGAAACGGCCTTAAACGAGGTTCTGACCGATACCGATGATCCAGTGAATATTAATGCTAATGCAGCACCTTACGCAGGGGTGTCTACCTCTGAAGCGTTATTAGATGCGGTATACCAAAACAGAAGAGCCGAACTTTTTCTTACGGGCTTGAGTCTTGAAGATAGTAGAAGATTCGATAGGCCAGAACCTAGCGAAACGGCCATGAATTATGATGAAGAACGCAATAGAAATTTTTACCCTTATCCTGAAACAGAAAGGAATAGCAATCCGAATACCCCAAATAACCCGAGTTTATAA